From one Salmo salar chromosome ssa09, Ssal_v3.1, whole genome shotgun sequence genomic stretch:
- the LOC106613102 gene encoding LIM/homeobox protein Lhx1, with protein sequence MVHCAGCERPILDRFLLNVLDRAWHVKCVQCCECKCNLTEKCFSREGKLYCKNDFFRRFGTKCAGCSQGISPNDLVRRARSKVFHLNCFTCMMCNKQLSTGEELYIIDENKFVCKEDYLTHSNGKDTNLLSVTACSDPSLSPDSQDQLQDDVKDSEIANLSDKETGSNENDGENLGGKRRGPRTTIKAKQLETLKAAFAATPKPTRHIREQLAQETGLNMRVIQVWFQNRRSKERRMKQLSALGARRHAFFRSPRRMRTLVDRLEPGELIPNGPFSYYGDYQSEYYGPGGNYDFFPQGPPSSQAQTPVDLPFVPSSGPTGTPLGGMDHPLPGHHPSSEVQRYSDIMSHHPGDSPSPEPGIPGPMHSISSEVYGPSPPFTSLSLNGSGYGNHLSHAPSEMNEGTVW encoded by the exons ATGGTCCACTGTGCCGGGTGCGAGAGGCCTATACTGGACAGGTTTCTCCTCAATGTTCTGGACAGAGCTTGGCACGTCAAGTGCGTACAGTGCTGCGAGTGTAAATGCAATTTAACAGAGAAATGCTTTTCTCGAGAGGGGAAACTATATTGCAAAAACGACTTCTTTAG GAGGTTCGGGACAAAGTGTGCGGGCTGTTCTCAGGGCATCTCGCCGAACGACTTGGTCCGGAGGGCAAGAAGCAAAGTGTTTCATCTCAACTGCTTTACCTGCATGATGTGTAACAAACAGCTATCCACGGGAGAGGAGCTCTACATCATAGACGAAAATAAATTTGTCTGCAAAGAAGATTATCTAACCCACAGCAATGGGAAAGACACAAACCTTCTCTCAG TAACAGCATGTAGCGACCCAAGTTTATCCCCGGATTCTCAAGATCAGTTACAGGACGATGTGAAGGACTCTGAAATAGCCAATCTGTCGGACAAAGAAACGGGTAGTAATGAGAACGATGGCGAGAACCTTGGCGGTAAACGACGTGGACCGCGAACCACCATCAAAGCAAAGCAACTGGAGACCCTAAAAGCGGCATTCGCTGCCACCCCCAAACCCACGAGACACATCAGGGAGCAGCTCGCGCAGGAGACGGGGCTGAACATGAGAGTCATTCAG GTATGGTTTCAGAACAGGCGGTCCAAGGAGCGACGCATGAAGCAATTGAGCGCCCTGGGCGCGAGACGGCACGCGTTCTTCCGGAGCCCGAGGAGAATGAGAACGCTAGTGGACCGGCTGGAACCCGGGGAATTAATTCCAAACGGTCCTTTCTCATACTACGGAG ATTATCAAAGCGAGTACTACGGTCCAGGAGGGAACTACGACTTCTTTCCTCAGGGGCCTCCGTCGTCGCAGGCACAGACCCCCGTAGACCTCCCCTTCGTGCCCTCCTCAGGCCCAACGGGCACCCCTCTAGGTGGTATGGACCATCCCCTGCCCGGGCACCACCCCTCCAGTGAGGTGCAGCGCTATTCTGACATCATGTCCCACCACCCTGGGGACTCGCCCAGCCCGGAGCCAGGCATCCCGGGGCCCATGCACAGCATCTCCTCTGAGGTGTACGGCCCCAGCCCGCCCTTTACCTCACTGTCTCTCAATGGCAGCGGATACGGCAACCACCTGTCCCATGCACCCTCGGAAATGAACGAGGGCACCGTCTGGTAG